In Clostridiaceae bacterium, the following are encoded in one genomic region:
- a CDS encoding DNA mismatch repair protein MutS — protein sequence MKSSRDLYIKRKDTYNRLIEKQTKASNCLSNLRLFTIAAGIAAAVFLYIKHYYILLAATVMVTLILFLYLIVIHEKLTKNIEYATLILKINEDSIKRCDGKWNTYQDDGSEFKDENHYFSFDLDIFGENSLFQWINTAKTYTGRNILARLLTQHPDNLADIVKRQKAVKGLAGKIGWRQRFLAEGLVSAKGMHNPEDLIAWVNNGDPYFKKTCIVFLTRLLPAITVFSLLLASIGSISYYIPVTGLIIQFILLFIKRREREEIYRLAKKYKEDISVYYHMIKMIERQKFSAEYLNELKESMRNKEGQTAWQQVNKLFKIVDSLEDRNNFFYFIFNTLFLWDYQNLIALEKWKGNSGMFLKNWIDAIGNVESLASLSIIGFDNPEWAMPELISSQECIFEAESLGHPLITHQRVNNNLKILPPVHTLLITGSNMSGKSTLLRAAGINLALAYAGAPVCAQYFRVSLMKIYTCMRINDNLSKNISSFYAELLRIKTIVLKASEGEPVFFLLDEIFKGTNSRDRHFGAKVLIKKLCATRSIGMVSTDDLELCILEKENRAVRNYHFQEYYKDGKICFDYKLRPGASTTQNAIYLMKLAGIDVDEENK from the coding sequence TTGAAGAGCTCAAGAGATCTGTACATTAAGAGAAAAGACACATATAACCGGCTGATTGAAAAGCAAACAAAGGCTTCTAACTGCTTAAGCAACCTACGGCTTTTTACTATTGCTGCAGGCATTGCTGCAGCAGTATTCCTATATATAAAACATTATTACATTTTACTGGCAGCTACTGTTATGGTTACGCTGATTTTATTTTTATATTTGATAGTTATACATGAAAAACTCACAAAAAATATAGAGTATGCTACTCTCATATTGAAAATTAATGAAGATTCTATAAAACGCTGTGATGGAAAATGGAATACATACCAGGATGATGGCAGTGAATTCAAAGATGAAAATCATTATTTTTCTTTCGACCTTGATATTTTCGGAGAAAATTCTCTTTTCCAGTGGATAAATACCGCTAAGACTTATACCGGACGTAATATTTTGGCGCGGCTTTTAACACAGCATCCAGACAATCTGGCAGATATTGTGAAAAGACAAAAAGCTGTAAAAGGGTTGGCCGGAAAGATTGGCTGGAGACAACGGTTTTTAGCAGAAGGGCTTGTGTCTGCTAAGGGCATGCATAACCCGGAAGACCTGATTGCATGGGTAAATAATGGTGATCCTTACTTTAAAAAGACCTGCATTGTATTCCTGACAAGGCTTCTGCCTGCAATTACAGTGTTTTCATTATTGCTTGCATCAATAGGCAGTATATCTTATTACATACCGGTTACCGGGTTGATTATACAATTTATATTATTATTTATAAAAAGAAGAGAGCGCGAAGAAATTTACCGGTTAGCAAAAAAATATAAAGAAGACATAAGCGTTTACTATCATATGATTAAAATGATTGAAAGACAAAAATTCAGTGCTGAATATTTAAATGAACTTAAGGAAAGTATGCGTAATAAGGAAGGACAGACTGCCTGGCAACAGGTAAACAAGCTTTTTAAAATAGTTGATTCCCTGGAGGACCGCAATAATTTTTTCTATTTCATTTTTAATACACTATTTCTTTGGGATTATCAAAATTTAATTGCATTAGAGAAATGGAAGGGAAATTCAGGGATGTTCTTAAAAAACTGGATCGATGCAATTGGAAATGTTGAGTCTTTAGCAAGTTTGTCGATTATTGGATTTGACAATCCTGAATGGGCTATGCCGGAGCTTATATCTTCCCAGGAGTGTATTTTCGAAGCCGAAAGTTTGGGGCATCCTCTTATTACACATCAAAGAGTAAATAATAATCTGAAAATTTTGCCGCCAGTTCATACACTTTTGATTACAGGTTCAAACATGTCTGGCAAAAGCACTCTTTTGAGGGCTGCAGGAATCAACCTGGCACTTGCATATGCAGGAGCACCTGTTTGTGCTCAATATTTTCGTGTTTCTTTGATGAAAATTTATACATGTATGCGAATCAATGACAATTTGAGTAAAAATATATCTTCTTTTTATGCAGAACTGTTACGTATAAAAACAATTGTTCTTAAAGCATCAGAAGGAGAACCGGTATTTTTCCTGCTGGATGAGATTTTTAAAGGCACAAATTCAAGAGACAGGCATTTTGGGGCAAAAGTTCTGATAAAGAAGCTTTGCGCTACAAGATCCATCGGAATGGTATCCACTGATGATCTTGAACTATGCATTCTGGAAAAAGAAAACAGAGCAGTGAGAAATTATCATTTTCAGGAGTATTATAAGGACGGGAAGATCTGTTTTGACTACAAGCTTCGCCCTGGTGCCTCCACTACTCAAAATGCAATATATTTGATGAAATTAGCAGGAATTGACGTAGATGAGGAGAATAAATAG
- a CDS encoding AEC family transporter: MEIMLHIFTNNILPIFLLVGLGFILAKKFSMDIGTLTKINFYVLVPSFTFVYLYSTPIPLDMLKVLVAALILMILNYTSASVISHFRHFDKKMKNAFINSIIFYNSGNIGIPLITLIFSNKPYIVDGETPYLNLALTSQIMVLVVQNILTNTLGFYNAGSASMKWQESVRKILHMPAIYVISMALILKLFPFDMTKLPVWPALVHLRNALVPTALLILGIQIARTKFYSIKPEVILSVLFRLIGGPLFALFIIYALSLKGVIAQAFLVSASVPTAVNTALIAVEYDNCPEFASQVVLISTIACTITLSLIIYMSRILFPVV; the protein is encoded by the coding sequence ATGGAAATAATGTTACATATATTTACAAATAATATTCTACCTATTTTTTTACTGGTTGGTTTGGGTTTTATACTTGCAAAAAAATTCTCTATGGATATCGGAACATTGACCAAAATAAATTTTTATGTCCTGGTTCCTTCTTTTACCTTCGTATACCTGTATAGTACTCCCATTCCCCTTGATATGCTGAAAGTTCTGGTAGCTGCATTAATTCTGATGATACTGAATTACACATCTGCCTCTGTCATATCTCATTTCCGTCATTTCGATAAAAAGATGAAAAATGCCTTCATTAATTCAATCATTTTTTATAACAGCGGAAACATTGGAATACCGCTGATAACCTTAATTTTCAGCAATAAACCTTATATTGTTGACGGTGAAACTCCTTATCTTAATCTTGCATTAACTTCACAGATAATGGTACTGGTGGTTCAAAATATTCTGACAAATACACTGGGTTTTTACAACGCAGGATCCGCCAGTATGAAATGGCAGGAATCAGTCCGCAAAATATTGCACATGCCTGCCATATATGTAATATCTATGGCTTTAATATTAAAACTCTTTCCTTTTGATATGACAAAATTGCCTGTCTGGCCGGCATTAGTACATTTAAGAAATGCTCTTGTCCCTACTGCTCTTTTAATTCTGGGTATTCAAATTGCCCGAACTAAATTTTATTCTATAAAGCCAGAGGTTATTCTGTCGGTTCTGTTTCGTTTAATTGGGGGGCCTTTATTTGCATTGTTTATTATCTATGCACTTTCGCTCAAGGGAGTTATTGCCCAGGCTTTTCTGGTATCAGCATCAGTACCTACCGCTGTTAATACAGCTTTAATTGCAGTGGAATACGATAACTGTCCTGAGTTTGCTTCCCAGGTGGTATTAATCTCAACTATTGCATGTACTATTACTCTATCTCTAATAATCTATATGTCACGCATACTTTTTCCAGTAGTTTAA
- a CDS encoding two-component sensor histidine kinase — protein sequence MSIRLKKQNRDLIEKQDNEIYLAAINERNRIAREIHDNVGHLLSSAILQSAALLTINKDEKVKEHLNTLNETLSQAMNSIRNSVHELYDESIDLNARIEELIRKFDFCELTYEYDISSNPGRSLKYAFISIVKEALSNIMKHSNATHVYITFREHPGFYQLIIKDNGIVKRWSRDEGLGINNMIERVESFKGNINIKTENGFEIFISIPKEV from the coding sequence ATGTCTATTCGGCTTAAAAAACAAAACAGAGACCTGATAGAAAAACAGGATAACGAGATTTATTTAGCTGCAATAAATGAGCGAAACCGGATAGCGCGGGAAATCCATGATAATGTTGGACATTTGCTTTCAAGTGCTATTTTGCAGTCTGCCGCCCTTCTAACTATAAATAAAGATGAAAAAGTAAAAGAACATCTGAATACTTTGAATGAGACCTTGTCCCAGGCTATGAACAGTATAAGAAACAGTGTCCATGAATTGTATGATGAATCAATTGATTTGAATGCAAGAATTGAAGAACTGATCAGAAAATTTGATTTTTGTGAATTGACCTATGAATATGATATAAGCAGCAATCCGGGCAGATCCCTGAAATATGCTTTTATTTCCATTGTAAAAGAGGCTTTATCCAATATAATGAAACATTCCAATGCAACCCATGTATATATTACATTCCGAGAACATCCCGGATTTTATCAGCTCATCATAAAAGATAACGGCATTGTAAAAAGATGGAGCAGGGATGAGGGATTGGGAATTAATAACATGATTGAAAGAGTGGAATCATTTAAAGGTAATATAAATATTAAGACGGAAAATGGTTTTGAGATATTTATCTCTATTCCTAAGGAGGTATAA
- a CDS encoding response regulator transcription factor: protein MRVLVVDDDKLVTASLKTILEADNDIEVVGTGNSGKQAVDMYFALKPDVLLMDIRMNGMTGIEAAETIIDRDNKARILFLTTFSDDEYIVKAFRIGAKGYILKQNFESINSSVKAVYMGQRVFGDEIITKIPILLNDSAEKDTGKSRMNNFNLSQREIEIITQVANGLSNREISEMLFLSEGTVRNYISAILEKLNLRDRTQLAIFYYKNL from the coding sequence GTGAGAGTGTTGGTTGTGGATGATGATAAACTGGTAACTGCATCACTAAAGACCATATTGGAGGCAGATAATGATATTGAAGTAGTTGGAACAGGAAATAGCGGAAAACAGGCAGTTGATATGTATTTTGCTTTAAAACCTGATGTATTGCTGATGGATATCAGAATGAACGGTATGACGGGAATAGAGGCTGCCGAAACTATAATTGATAGGGATAATAAAGCTAGAATACTTTTTCTGACAACTTTTTCGGATGATGAGTATATAGTGAAAGCTTTTCGTATAGGCGCTAAAGGATATATTCTAAAGCAGAATTTTGAAAGTATAAATTCATCGGTAAAAGCGGTTTATATGGGACAAAGAGTATTTGGTGATGAAATTATTACAAAAATACCCATACTGCTAAATGACAGTGCCGAAAAAGATACAGGTAAATCCAGAATGAATAATTTTAATTTAAGCCAAAGAGAAATTGAGATAATCACACAAGTAGCAAACGGATTATCAAACAGGGAGATTTCTGAAATGCTTTTCTTAAGTGAAGGAACTGTACGAAACTATATAAGTGCCATACTGGAAAAGCTTAACTTAAGGGACAGAACCCAGCTGGCAATTTTTTATTACAAAAATTTATAA
- a CDS encoding heavy-metal-associated domain-containing protein encodes MARAEFQLEPLTCPSCAKKIETVLSNTKGIESAKVLFSSSKVKAEFDESQIDVEQIKKTIDNLGFEVLSSKMS; translated from the coding sequence ATGGCAAGAGCAGAATTTCAGTTAGAACCTTTGACCTGTCCGTCCTGTGCTAAAAAAATTGAAACTGTTTTGAGTAATACAAAAGGAATTGAATCAGCAAAAGTATTATTTAGCTCAAGTAAGGTGAAAGCAGAATTTGATGAATCGCAGATTGATGTAGAACAAATAAAGAAAACAATAGATAACTTAGGTTTTGAAGTATTATCCTCAAAAATGTCCTGA
- a CDS encoding heavy-metal-associated domain-containing protein, with translation MRKILFVLEQLECPSCYKRIEDCLGKQSGIISVTVLPALGRIRTEYDETEINEEQLESLIYNLGYVIEAKKKLENGELRVLKRES, from the coding sequence ATGCGAAAGATATTATTTGTATTAGAGCAGTTAGAATGCCCCAGCTGTTATAAAAGGATAGAAGATTGTCTTGGTAAACAAAGCGGTATTATTTCAGTAACAGTATTACCTGCTCTTGGCAGAATAAGAACGGAATATGATGAAACAGAAATAAACGAAGAACAACTGGAAAGTCTTATATATAATTTGGGATATGTAATAGAAGCTAAGAAAAAGCTTGAAAATGGAGAATTAAGGGTTTTAAAGCGTGAGAGTTAA
- a CDS encoding cation-translocating P-type ATPase — protein sequence MLKYINKHKNHITLFSGIFIAAGFALSFTGNIYLKDIFLIIATIAAGTPIAIKAFQALRMRAFSIELLVTIAVIGALYLREYTESSVVGFLFLFGDYLEARTLEKTRSSLKTLIDMAPQEAIVIREGQTITIPVEEVVKGDRVIIKAGGKVPVDGKIVSGRALLNEAAVTGESVPVSKSVDDKVFSGTIVDNGYIEIIAEKVGDDTTFARIIELVEEAQESKTKTEKFLDKFANIYTPSIVVLSILVYIITRNLHIAITFLVVACPGALVIGAPVSNVAGIGNGARNGVLIKGGEVMDRLSRVTAVVFDKTGTLTKGKPEVTEIKVFNNMNGISIDPNELLRLAAEVETISEHHLGHTIVKEAEARNLNIKGEVTEGEIIKGNGIRGKVGSHVITIGNRKMMNTEKIAIPDEVSDYAVKQEKVGNTAIFTAIDGKVAGIISIADQIREDANLALSELRRNGVKRIIMLTGDNRHTAELVAKQLGLYEFHAELLPEDKVEFIKELKKEGHVVAMAGDGINDAPAIATADIGLAMGEGGTDVSMETADVVLMADKLIQFSHAYSLSKATIRNMKQNTFFAVAIVFILLAGVLSENVHLASGMFIHEASVLAVILNAMRLIGFNSKGRKGRNTVA from the coding sequence ATGTTAAAATATATTAATAAACATAAAAATCATATTACTTTATTTTCAGGAATATTCATTGCTGCAGGTTTTGCGCTTTCCTTTACAGGTAATATATATTTGAAAGATATTTTTTTAATAATAGCAACAATAGCTGCCGGAACACCTATTGCAATAAAAGCCTTCCAGGCCCTTCGCATGAGGGCATTCAGCATTGAGTTATTGGTAACTATAGCAGTAATCGGGGCTTTGTATCTTCGTGAGTATACCGAGTCTTCCGTAGTAGGTTTTCTCTTTTTGTTCGGAGATTATCTTGAAGCCCGCACGCTGGAAAAAACGCGTTCTTCGCTTAAAACATTAATAGATATGGCTCCGCAGGAAGCAATAGTTATTCGAGAAGGTCAAACAATAACTATTCCTGTTGAAGAAGTAGTAAAAGGTGATAGGGTAATTATCAAAGCAGGCGGAAAGGTACCTGTGGATGGTAAAATAGTATCGGGTAGGGCTTTATTGAATGAAGCCGCTGTTACAGGCGAATCTGTGCCTGTTTCAAAAAGTGTTGATGATAAAGTTTTTAGTGGTACAATTGTAGATAACGGTTATATAGAAATTATCGCTGAAAAAGTTGGGGATGACACTACTTTTGCCAGAATAATTGAACTTGTGGAAGAAGCACAGGAATCTAAAACAAAAACTGAAAAATTCCTGGATAAATTTGCAAATATCTATACACCGTCGATTGTTGTATTGTCAATCCTGGTATATATTATTACGAGAAATCTCCATATTGCAATTACTTTTCTTGTGGTTGCCTGCCCTGGCGCCCTGGTAATAGGTGCTCCTGTATCTAATGTGGCTGGAATAGGAAATGGCGCAAGAAATGGTGTTCTAATTAAGGGCGGGGAAGTTATGGACAGATTATCCAGGGTTACTGCAGTTGTATTTGATAAAACCGGTACTTTAACAAAAGGAAAGCCTGAAGTTACTGAAATAAAAGTTTTTAATAATATGAATGGAATTAGTATAGACCCAAATGAGTTGTTAAGGTTGGCTGCTGAAGTTGAAACAATTTCTGAACATCATTTAGGCCATACAATTGTTAAAGAAGCAGAGGCAAGGAATTTAAACATCAAAGGTGAAGTGACGGAGGGGGAAATAATTAAGGGTAATGGTATTCGTGGAAAAGTCGGCAGCCATGTTATAACTATTGGAAACCGGAAGATGATGAATACTGAAAAAATAGCCATTCCGGATGAAGTGTCAGATTATGCGGTAAAGCAGGAGAAAGTAGGTAATACTGCAATATTTACAGCCATAGACGGAAAGGTTGCAGGAATAATATCAATAGCCGACCAAATCCGGGAAGATGCCAATTTAGCTTTGTCAGAATTGAGGAGAAACGGTGTTAAAAGAATTATCATGCTCACAGGAGATAACAGGCACACTGCTGAACTAGTTGCAAAACAACTTGGCTTATATGAATTCCATGCAGAATTATTGCCTGAAGATAAAGTGGAGTTTATAAAGGAATTGAAGAAAGAAGGGCATGTAGTGGCAATGGCGGGAGATGGAATAAATGATGCTCCTGCAATTGCTACAGCTGATATAGGTCTGGCCATGGGTGAAGGGGGTACGGATGTATCAATGGAGACTGCCGATGTAGTACTTATGGCCGATAAATTAATACAATTTTCCCATGCGTACTCTCTTTCAAAAGCTACCATAAGAAACATGAAACAGAATACATTTTTTGCCGTGGCAATTGTATTTATACTGCTGGCGGGAGTATTATCAGAGAATGTCCACCTGGCGTCAGGTATGTTTATTCACGAAGCCAGTGTATTGGCGGTAATACTGAATGCCATGCGGTTAATAGGATTTAACAGCAAGGGCAGAAAGGGGAGGAATACAGTTGCATAA